CACTGATTTTCCTGGCCGTCTATTTTGTATCCTTGACTCTGCATGTTTAATTGTATGGACGAGGAGCCCGTTTCTGGACTTTTGCACCGtttcaaaaatatgtttgagtTTCGTCCTATTAAAGCTGCAAATGGTTGAAAGAACGAACTACCATGCTAACAAATTAGCCATATTGCTATCGTTTCCTTGGCAGCGTCCGTAGTAGAATTTTAACAGTGCAAGCTCAATCGTCGTTTTCTCCCTCCAGCTTGAACAGGCTACGATCACGCCAAAATACATCGACACTGATTTAATTGCAATTTAACGTAGTAATGTTGTCAAATTATTAGTCGTACTATTGCTCCTCTGGACTGGTTGTTCATATTGTTTTGCACCACCTTGACTTAAAGGTCAGATTATCACCTTGTCTGATCTAGAATGTGACTACATCAATGCCAGAGCATGCTGCTCCAAACTCAACAAAGTAAGTGTGCATTGACAAGTAACATTTTATGTTATGCCTGTATTATGTGCCCACTCTTGGGTGTGGATACTGCTGGTAACTGAATTTCCCTCCGGGATCAACTCCGTCTGTCTATCTACTTGATACAAGCAGTCGACATTATGCATATTAACAAATAATATCCATTTGACGTAGTACCTCTCCATTTACCATAATCATTTGTCTTACGTTCCTGACAGGCTTCTGTgaaaatacatacacacaatttTAATATGTGCTGTGCACACAtctaagctttttttaatgctcATGTTGCAGTATCTGTTTTTATTGGCTCGGATGGAGTCAGCATCCTGATATTGTGTTTCGTTTTCAGTGGGTAATACCAGAGATGGTTGGCCAGTGTCTGTCCACTGTGCTGATGTTGATCTCCACACATTGGTTCATCTTCTTTCTCAACCTCCCTGTAGCAGCTTGGGACATTTATAGGTAAACTGTTGTTCTGTTTTAATGGCATGTGTGTTCATGTTGTGGTCAAGGTTGTCAGTGTGTTGACTCACTGTTGTTGTTGGATCAGATACGCAAAGGTCCCGATGGGCAACATGGGCGTGTTTGACCCCACGGAGATCCACAACCGGGGGCAGCTCAAGTCCCACATGAAGGAGGCCATGATCAAACTGGGCTACCACTTGCTTTGcttcttcatttatttgtacagGTAGATGACCACACAACACTTTGACATGTTGCCAGTCCTCGTTTGAGTAAAAGCTTTACATGAACCCGCCTCTGTTTTGGCAGCATGATTTTGGCTCTGATCAACGACTGAGGTGAGCAGCGGGCCCTCCGCCATCCATCTTCACACTCCTGGATTTAACGTTTCCTTCCTCCCATCCTGTGCCTGGGCTGAATGGCTCAAATCGTTCTAGCGTAGTCTTACAAAAAGTACTTTGCATCTGATACAAAGGTATCAAAGCCACACTAAAAttttggttgaaaaaaaaaaaagtcaaatgcttaaaaaaaaacatgtaatggtacaaggagaaaaaaactaaaatagcctaaataaaataacttgACAAGATCCTCAACTGTGCCCATTTTGATGCAGGTGTATATTCCTATAATATTATGACTTTATTCTGTAATAACGTCATAATTTGTGGTATTGTTTTGCACTGAACCTGTCATTACCGCCCGACACACATTGTAAAGAGCAGCATGTTGGGAAAGCTCAGACACAAGTTGGTCATTTTGGCTATTTAGTGAACACTTTGAACTTCTCAGCTCATAGTTAGACACGAGATCACCAAACATCCTCTTTGGTTCCAACAGTGGGGCCATTGtgctaaataaacaaatgcattgtTCTGTCTGAACACTTGACCTTGTGTGAACTCTTAATAAGACATTCCTTCATTTGAAAGTTTACTGCATCGACTTGTATGTTGTTTTTCATCAGAATGTGGCGCGATTGTGTCGTCACCTCCATTTGAAATGACTGCAGCATGAAATGACTCCAATGAGAGGCATGTGTTCCGATAAAACAGAGAAAGTTCCTCATTGTGTTGACTGACATGACTGCTGGTCAGCTTGACACCTGCATCTCACTTGTAAGTCTCTGTCgcagtgttgtttttcttgagaTTTTGAGTTTCATAAATAAAGCAGAAAATACAATGTGTCTGAGTGTCCTGTATTTGTGAGTAAATGAGAGTGACCTTTTAGAGCAGTGCTTCTCTAtaattttctgtgatgccccccttagggagaagaaaacatttcacccccccatgttattaacattaaagaaaacaaaatataaataaaaaagaaagatcaacTTACAAGAAAGAATAACTATTaataacaatgtttttttagtctgtaacagaacagattcattgtgcatcactttgcctgaaattaaaaataaattataattatttaaactataaacattcttgaccaactgccattttatgctggaaaaaatacaataaaataataaacatacataatattaaattaaataacagcaataaataatattcaattcaaagtaatcagcaacattaactcaggaacacaatatataaaacattttaacctacaaaacaaaaatgaataaaacaatttgtgctcaAAATGAGGCAGCATGACGGCTGCCAACATTGTAAGGCACAGTGaatacaccgccattttcaagtgtacctaataacaggccactttattaggtaaatatcatggtcaaaggtcacaggtgtcatgTGCTAatccttggggccgcgttccaacatgttttccaagattccctcgttatgtgcacctgcgtgaaaagttttagctcctggagaacgtgaaaggagctaaaacttttcacgcaggtgcgct
This DNA window, taken from Syngnathus acus chromosome 16, fSynAcu1.2, whole genome shotgun sequence, encodes the following:
- the cnih4 gene encoding protein cornichon homolog 4; its protein translation is MDAAVFILSLIDCCALIFLAVYFIITLSDLECDYINARACCSKLNKWVIPEMVGQCLSTVLMLISTHWFIFFLNLPVAAWDIYRYAKVPMGNMGVFDPTEIHNRGQLKSHMKEAMIKLGYHLLCFFIYLYSMILALIND